The Neochlamydia sp. S13 genome has a segment encoding these proteins:
- a CDS encoding sodium-dependent transporter, protein MTRPLWGSRLGFIFAVAGSAVGLANIWRFPYIVGQYGGSAFIIVYLLCLFLIGFPVFMAEMLIGRTAQTSPSGAFRLLGGKLAWSWAGKLTILTGFIVSSFYSAVAGWVLGYLVEAVQGNLSNFTSAAQVADHHRNLMNNPLWGIGFHFCFLLICIGILYLGVRNGIERGNKIMMPLLFLVLLYLVGTGLKMPNAQRGLEFLLKPDWSLITPAAILAALGQSFFTLSIGQGTIVTYGSYLKPDENLVKSSYPVVLMDTLVSLLSAVAVFTIVFSVDLKPDQGSGLIFHTLPWVFSHLPGGHFLASMFFLLVVLAATTSEISAMEPTIAYLMDEWGWKRRQAVLICGLGAFLIGIPSALSSSILADIRWHGMTFLALTDFLANAILIPVGGFLAVILVGWIWGTTHSLNSLKLGSSHFFDNHPWLLHYFRFCFKIMSPILIIFVFLNALGFFS, encoded by the coding sequence ATGACAAGACCTTTATGGGGTTCTCGCCTTGGCTTTATCTTTGCCGTGGCAGGATCAGCGGTTGGACTCGCTAATATCTGGCGCTTTCCTTACATTGTGGGGCAATATGGAGGCTCTGCTTTTATTATCGTTTACTTACTGTGCTTATTCCTGATTGGATTTCCAGTCTTTATGGCAGAGATGTTAATCGGTCGAACAGCGCAAACAAGTCCCAGCGGAGCTTTCCGCCTTTTAGGAGGCAAATTAGCATGGTCCTGGGCAGGAAAGCTAACCATTCTTACAGGATTTATTGTTAGTTCTTTCTATAGTGCAGTCGCTGGGTGGGTGCTGGGATATCTAGTAGAGGCAGTCCAAGGAAATCTTTCGAATTTTACCTCGGCTGCTCAAGTGGCTGATCATCATCGCAACCTTATGAATAACCCACTATGGGGGATAGGCTTTCATTTTTGTTTTCTCCTTATCTGTATTGGCATTCTATATCTTGGAGTGCGTAACGGCATCGAGCGAGGTAACAAAATCATGATGCCCTTACTATTTTTAGTCCTTCTTTATTTAGTGGGCACCGGCTTAAAGATGCCAAATGCTCAGCGAGGGCTAGAATTTTTACTCAAACCAGATTGGAGCCTTATCACTCCCGCTGCTATCTTAGCCGCGCTAGGTCAATCATTTTTTACCCTTAGCATAGGGCAGGGCACTATAGTAACTTATGGAAGTTATTTAAAGCCTGATGAAAATTTAGTAAAAAGTAGCTATCCTGTTGTGCTTATGGATACACTAGTCTCCTTACTTTCAGCGGTCGCTGTCTTCACCATTGTTTTTTCTGTAGATTTAAAACCTGATCAAGGTTCGGGCCTTATTTTTCATACCCTCCCTTGGGTATTCAGTCATCTTCCTGGTGGGCATTTTCTAGCAAGCATGTTCTTTTTGCTCGTAGTTTTAGCAGCAACTACCTCAGAAATATCTGCAATGGAGCCTACAATCGCTTATTTAATGGACGAATGGGGATGGAAACGTCGGCAAGCCGTACTCATTTGTGGCTTAGGCGCTTTCTTAATAGGTATTCCTAGTGCTCTTTCAAGCAGTATCCTAGCTGATATACGCTGGCATGGGATGACTTTTCTTGCTCTTACTGATTTTCTTGCTAACGCTATCCTTATTCCGGTAGGAGGCTTTTTAGCCGTAATCCTTGTAGGATGGATATGGGGCACTACACATAGCTTAAATAGTTTAAAATTAGGCTCTTCTCATTTTTTTGACAATCATCCTTGGCTCTTGCATTATTTTAGGTTTTGCTTTAAAATTATGTCTCCTATCTTAATAATATTTGTTTTCCTAAACGCCTTAGGGTTCTTTTCCTAA
- a CDS encoding DUF4116 domain-containing protein produces MKIDTFSNVGVFIDNTADYLPLISTLTNLMDIFQKCVCLPFKNKESISKSRYYTHLNKKSFRRCLILLIPILGNIFIGMEDFTPRSFHDKKFILASVRKKGRKLYFASERLKNDKEVVLEAVRQDGLALKYASQELRNNREIVLAAVQRNGLALKYASPQLKNDQEVVLSAVKKDGLAFASASKELKKDHEIMVAAVEQNGWALKYASKELKSNKGLIHALVQKNGWVLRFASRKLQNDKAVVEAAVLQDGWALEHASAELKNNKEIVLLAVEQNGLALEYASQKLKNDKEVVFVAARNDGAALKFASQKLQKDKDFILATLQHNGLMLEYLSEDFQNDKSLVLAAALQNGLALKYASQELQNDKELVQGVVHRNGLALEFASEELRNDADVILAAAMQNGLALKYASPELQNNKELVLLIVQKFGWALQYASPALRSDKEVVLAAVKHSSQSIKYASHKLQKDMELIELSRS; encoded by the coding sequence ATGAAAATAGATACATTTTCAAACGTAGGTGTTTTCATAGATAATACAGCAGACTATCTACCCTTAATTAGTACTTTAACTAATTTAATGGATATTTTTCAAAAATGTGTTTGCTTACCTTTTAAAAACAAAGAAAGTATATCAAAAAGCCGCTATTATACCCATCTTAACAAGAAAAGCTTTAGACGTTGTCTGATCTTACTGATTCCCATCTTAGGAAATATTTTCATTGGGATGGAAGACTTTACGCCTCGATCTTTCCATGATAAAAAGTTTATCCTTGCCTCAGTGCGCAAAAAAGGCCGTAAACTTTATTTTGCTAGCGAACGGCTTAAAAATGATAAAGAGGTAGTCCTTGAAGCTGTCAGGCAGGATGGCTTAGCCCTTAAATATGCCTCCCAAGAGCTTAGAAACAATAGAGAAATTGTTCTTGCCGCTGTCCAACGCAATGGCCTGGCTCTTAAGTATGCTAGCCCACAGCTAAAAAATGATCAAGAGGTCGTGCTTTCTGCTGTTAAGAAAGATGGTTTAGCATTCGCAAGTGCTAGCAAAGAATTAAAAAAAGATCATGAAATTATGGTAGCTGCTGTAGAGCAAAATGGCTGGGCGCTTAAATATGCTAGCAAAGAGCTTAAAAGTAATAAGGGCCTAATCCATGCACTTGTCCAGAAAAATGGCTGGGTGCTAAGGTTTGCAAGCAGAAAACTCCAGAATGACAAGGCAGTGGTGGAGGCGGCTGTTTTGCAAGATGGCTGGGCTCTTGAGCATGCTAGCGCCGAACTTAAAAACAATAAAGAAATAGTTCTTCTTGCTGTTGAGCAAAATGGCTTGGCTCTTGAATATGCTAGTCAAAAGCTTAAAAATGATAAAGAAGTGGTGTTTGTGGCGGCGAGGAATGATGGCGCAGCGCTTAAATTTGCTAGCCAAAAGCTACAAAAAGATAAAGATTTCATTCTTGCTACTCTTCAACATAATGGCTTGATGCTAGAGTATCTCAGTGAAGATTTTCAGAATGATAAGAGCCTAGTATTGGCAGCTGCTTTACAGAATGGTTTGGCGCTTAAGTATGCAAGCCAAGAACTCCAAAACGATAAAGAATTAGTACAGGGTGTTGTACACAGAAATGGATTAGCACTTGAGTTTGCCAGCGAAGAGCTGAGAAACGATGCGGACGTTATCTTGGCTGCCGCTATGCAAAATGGATTAGCACTTAAGTATGCTAGTCCAGAGCTTCAAAATAATAAAGAATTAGTACTCCTTATCGTCCAGAAATTTGGCTGGGCTCTTCAATATGCTAGCCCCGCTCTTAGGAGCGATAAGGAGGTTGTTCTTGCTGCCGTTAAGCATTCTAGCCAGTCTATTAAGTATGCTAGCCATAAGCTTCAAAAGGATATGGAGCTTATCGAATTGTCTAGAAGTTAA
- a CDS encoding MarC family protein: MSLFQIALTFFLVTNPIGNSPTILALVKDFEFEHQKKILMREGLIAFLIAIFFQYLGEIFLGVLFVHDFAVSITGGILLFLVALRMIFSTAPSTKSANQQKQEPFIVPIATPILSGPGLMAIIMLFSRQEGNNIKITLALLLAWIFVLLIIAVAPYLHKLLGKRGLVALEQLMGMLLAMMSAGMVLTGLKLFIEHYRHS; this comes from the coding sequence GTGTCTTTATTTCAAATAGCTTTAACTTTTTTTTTAGTTACCAATCCTATTGGAAATTCGCCAACTATTCTAGCGCTAGTTAAGGATTTTGAATTCGAGCATCAAAAAAAAATATTAATGCGCGAAGGCCTAATAGCTTTTCTTATTGCTATATTCTTTCAGTATTTAGGAGAAATTTTTTTAGGTGTCCTTTTTGTGCATGATTTTGCTGTTAGCATAACCGGAGGCATTTTGCTGTTTTTAGTTGCATTACGAATGATCTTTTCCACAGCGCCTTCCACTAAATCTGCAAATCAACAAAAGCAAGAACCTTTTATTGTGCCTATCGCTACCCCTATATTATCGGGGCCTGGATTGATGGCGATTATCATGCTATTTTCTCGGCAAGAAGGTAATAATATAAAGATAACACTAGCGCTTCTTTTAGCTTGGATCTTTGTACTCCTTATTATTGCAGTAGCTCCTTACTTACACAAGCTTTTAGGTAAAAGGGGGCTGGTGGCTTTAGAGCAGTTAATGGGTATGCTTTTAGCCATGATGTCTGCGGGTATGGTACTTACGGGCCTTAAATTATTTATAGAACACTATAGACATTCATAA
- a CDS encoding MarC family protein, with amino-acid sequence MIEIPLFTMTMILFLIMDPIGNISTFLQMVDELPSKRVRWLVAREMLIALAFMLVFNFLGEFILHILQLDNPTVQMASSIILFLTAIKILFPASNSLRANWPKGEPFVIPLAVPLIAGPSLLATILMLAHLESSQPKMLIAILIAWVVSTFVLLFARQLQRALGYNGLMAAERLTGMLLVMLAVQRCLEGIQEFIALFS; translated from the coding sequence ATGATAGAAATTCCTTTGTTTACGATGACAATGATTCTTTTTTTGATCATGGATCCTATCGGCAATATTTCTACATTTTTACAGATGGTAGATGAGCTGCCATCTAAAAGAGTAAGATGGTTAGTGGCTAGAGAAATGCTGATTGCTCTAGCATTTATGCTCGTGTTTAATTTTTTAGGAGAATTTATTCTTCACATTCTACAGCTGGATAATCCGACTGTTCAAATGGCCTCATCCATCATTTTATTTTTAACAGCGATTAAAATTTTATTTCCTGCCTCCAATAGTTTGCGGGCAAATTGGCCCAAAGGTGAACCCTTTGTCATACCTTTAGCTGTTCCTCTAATTGCTGGACCTTCATTGCTAGCTACTATCCTTATGCTAGCTCATCTAGAGTCTAGTCAACCCAAGATGCTAATTGCCATATTAATAGCCTGGGTAGTTTCCACCTTTGTTTTGCTATTCGCTCGCCAATTGCAGCGTGCTTTAGGATATAATGGATTAATGGCAGCTGAGAGGTTGACTGGAATGCTGCTCGTCATGTTAGCTGTGCAAAGATGCCTAGAAGGAATTCAAGAATTTATAGCTCTTTTTTCTTAG
- a CDS encoding tRNA pseudouridine(38-40) synthase TruA: protein MQAASRTDAGVHAHRQVINFFTTKELLNYESFKISLNQLLPPSLVVLEAQEAPQNFHPTLDCIQKEYHYFICKGAVQMPQNRLYSWHCPRLSKLAEMKAAARLLVGKKDFSAFCNFKKHVHYASFVRQVDRIEIQEIFPDRLLFKVAGQSFLYKMVRNIVGTLAYVGMGKMLGSQIPAILANRDRKLAGITAPAHGLCLHQVKY from the coding sequence TTGCAAGCTGCTAGCCGTACGGATGCAGGTGTTCATGCTCATAGGCAAGTCATCAATTTTTTTACCACCAAAGAGCTTTTAAATTACGAAAGCTTTAAGATTAGCTTAAATCAGCTTTTACCGCCCTCCCTTGTAGTCCTAGAAGCTCAAGAAGCACCCCAAAATTTTCATCCTACTTTAGATTGTATTCAGAAAGAATATCACTATTTTATCTGCAAGGGAGCCGTGCAAATGCCTCAAAATAGGCTTTACTCTTGGCATTGCCCTCGTTTGTCTAAGCTTGCTGAAATGAAAGCGGCTGCAAGATTATTGGTAGGAAAAAAAGATTTTTCCGCGTTTTGTAACTTTAAAAAGCATGTACATTATGCTAGCTTTGTGCGCCAGGTGGATAGGATAGAGATTCAGGAAATATTTCCTGATCGGCTGCTATTTAAGGTAGCAGGTCAAAGCTTTTTATATAAAATGGTACGCAATATAGTAGGCACCTTAGCCTATGTAGGCATGGGAAAAATGCTAGGGTCACAGATACCTGCTATATTAGCAAATCGTGATCGAAAACTAGCTGGCATTACTGCCCCGGCTCATGGTCTTTGCCTCCACCAAGTCAAATATTAG
- a CDS encoding DUF368 domain-containing protein, protein MSILLLKPSHKLPLAAARGWLCLICLGLCMGTADIIPGISGGTIAFIMGFYEDFLYSLKTLNRSAFKTLLKGHFRKFFNLIAWKFLLGLLIGIILAMLCLAHLVSYLLNHETYRSLLYATFFGLIIAATLLCMGQVKHWTLLSIFLFASSASLAFFLTQSSSMISSSNADDLYDIKIDNIVSDKPLRNYDFSTHTLKAVPASMLSAMLAKEAIPPTTLAYSYKLANWGPVEFFLPNSKSKSLDPWIIFCGALAVCAMILPGISGSYLLSILGMYTIAVGALADFSSSLKNGHFDHPSFLILANLLLGIFLGALFFSRFISWILDKHHDLAIASLTGFMIGAIKAVWPFWSYQYALLPLHLEKGAQLETLEPILPSWTSYETWLALGLTVCGALLVFGLHIAAKSLQKRPA, encoded by the coding sequence ATGTCCATATTGCTGCTTAAGCCTTCTCATAAGCTGCCTTTAGCAGCAGCAAGAGGTTGGCTATGCTTAATTTGCTTGGGCCTATGCATGGGAACAGCAGACATTATTCCTGGCATTTCTGGAGGTACCATTGCCTTCATCATGGGTTTCTACGAAGATTTCCTTTATAGTTTAAAAACTCTTAATCGCTCAGCATTTAAAACGTTATTAAAAGGTCATTTTCGAAAATTTTTTAATCTTATTGCTTGGAAATTTTTGTTAGGATTGTTAATAGGCATTATCCTAGCTATGCTCTGCTTAGCGCACCTAGTTTCCTACCTTTTAAATCATGAAACTTATCGTTCCTTACTCTATGCCACTTTTTTTGGATTGATTATTGCTGCCACCTTACTATGTATGGGTCAAGTCAAGCATTGGACCCTGCTATCAATCTTCTTATTTGCAAGCAGTGCTAGCCTAGCTTTTTTTCTAACTCAATCATCTTCCATGATATCTTCATCAAATGCTGATGATCTTTATGATATCAAAATTGATAATATCGTTTCTGATAAGCCTTTGCGCAATTATGATTTTTCTACCCACACGTTAAAAGCAGTTCCCGCCTCAATGCTCTCCGCCATGCTAGCTAAAGAAGCGATTCCACCTACAACGCTTGCCTACAGCTATAAGCTTGCCAATTGGGGGCCCGTAGAATTTTTTCTCCCCAACAGTAAGAGTAAAAGTTTGGACCCATGGATTATCTTCTGCGGAGCTCTGGCTGTGTGTGCCATGATTCTCCCGGGAATATCAGGAAGCTATCTTTTATCTATTCTAGGCATGTATACCATTGCGGTAGGAGCTTTAGCAGATTTTTCTAGTAGCTTAAAAAATGGGCATTTTGATCATCCCTCATTTCTTATTTTAGCCAACTTATTATTAGGGATTTTTTTAGGGGCCCTTTTTTTCTCACGCTTTATAAGCTGGATTTTAGATAAGCACCATGATTTAGCTATCGCTTCCTTAACAGGCTTTATGATTGGCGCCATAAAAGCAGTATGGCCTTTTTGGAGTTATCAATATGCTCTTTTACCTCTTCATCTTGAAAAAGGTGCTCAGCTAGAGACCCTTGAGCCAATCCTACCCTCATGGACTTCTTATGAAACATGGCTGGCCTTAGGACTTACTGTCTGCGGAGCCCTCTTAGTTTTTGGCCTGCATATTGCAGCCAAAAGTTTACAAAAAAGGCCTGCTTGA
- a CDS encoding RodZ family helix-turn-helix domain-containing protein: MKIREESIQMGEIFKQRRKELNLSLKEIENATSIRISHLQAIEEGEIDKLNSPVYAQGFIRQYAAFLGIDGEKIVRENPAIFSRPEAQEFAYGIGTLEVRGNPGAGVKWFPNAIWISAFILLIITAWFTARYFGVI, from the coding sequence ATGAAAATCCGAGAAGAATCTATTCAAATGGGTGAAATTTTTAAGCAGCGCCGTAAGGAGCTTAACCTCTCTCTCAAAGAAATTGAGAATGCGACCTCTATTCGCATATCCCATCTTCAAGCTATTGAAGAGGGGGAAATTGATAAACTTAATTCCCCTGTTTATGCTCAAGGATTCATTCGTCAATATGCAGCTTTTCTAGGCATCGATGGAGAAAAAATTGTTCGAGAGAATCCAGCCATCTTTTCACGTCCAGAAGCGCAAGAATTTGCTTATGGAATAGGAACGCTTGAAGTCCGTGGAAATCCGGGAGCGGGAGTCAAATGGTTTCCTAATGCCATCTGGATAAGTGCTTTTATTTTGCTCATCATTACGGCTTGGTTCACGGCACGGTACTTTGGAGTCATCTAA
- the rnhC gene encoding ribonuclease HIII, translated as MTDSSPSGKSTTFVTQLDIKIADKLMQDLINQGFEITKPLYTLFSAKKKGISCTLYQSGKLMVQGKEMASFMEFYLEPHILGNFKFSYAHLEIDITARIGIDESGKGDFFGPLCIAGVQAEGHAIHHLKTLGVKDSKSLSDQSIIKIGNKIRAEYAHHIVRINPAKYNELMIQFKNLNHLLAWGHATSIEQLANRTGCQNVIIDQFADERVVIRALQRKKMEINLTQRYRGEEDLVVAAASILARQTFVEALDQLSEKYKIEIPKGASMKTIEIGKKLVQTYGSEVLEHVAKLHFKTLDAIMKN; from the coding sequence ATGACCGATTCATCTCCCTCTGGCAAGTCCACTACCTTTGTCACCCAATTAGACATAAAAATAGCCGATAAGCTAATGCAAGATCTTATAAATCAGGGTTTTGAGATAACAAAACCTCTTTATACTCTATTTTCTGCCAAAAAGAAAGGGATCAGTTGCACCCTTTACCAATCAGGCAAATTAATGGTTCAAGGGAAAGAAATGGCCTCTTTTATGGAATTTTATCTAGAGCCTCACATTCTGGGGAATTTTAAGTTTAGTTACGCGCATCTAGAGATCGATATAACGGCTCGTATAGGAATTGATGAATCAGGTAAGGGAGATTTTTTTGGACCTTTATGTATCGCTGGAGTGCAAGCTGAAGGCCACGCTATCCATCATCTAAAAACCTTAGGGGTTAAAGATTCTAAGTCTTTAAGCGATCAATCCATTATAAAAATTGGCAATAAGATTCGCGCCGAATATGCGCATCATATAGTGAGGATAAACCCGGCTAAATATAATGAATTGATGATCCAGTTTAAAAACCTCAATCATCTTTTAGCTTGGGGACACGCTACCTCTATTGAACAGCTTGCAAATAGGACCGGTTGTCAAAATGTAATTATCGATCAGTTTGCAGATGAACGAGTGGTCATTAGAGCCTTACAGCGAAAAAAAATGGAGATTAACCTCACACAAAGGTACCGAGGAGAAGAAGATTTAGTAGTGGCTGCTGCTTCCATACTTGCCCGCCAAACATTTGTGGAAGCTCTTGATCAATTATCTGAAAAATATAAGATAGAGATTCCTAAAGGAGCATCTATGAAAACAATTGAGATAGGAAAAAAGCTTGTACAAACTTACGGCAGCGAAGTGTTAGAACATGTGGCTAAATTACACTTTAAGACGCTAGATGCTATTATGAAAAATTAA